Sequence from the Thermocoleostomius sinensis A174 genome:
GATCGAACCCTATACCTCACCCCACAGCAAGCCAAAGACTATGGCTTAATCGATCACGTGCTGGAAAGTTCAAAGCTCAGCAACCAACAGCAGCCCGCTTTGACATGAGTTAACCGCTACTAGCCGGAGGTGATTGAACATTGGCTGCCCGATTATTGCTTCAATCACGGCAACCAACGCTTATCCTTCATCTTTTATCCTTTACTCTTTCTTAAGACCTATGCCTATTGGTGTTCCAAGCGTTCCCTACCGTCTTCCTGGTAGCTCCTATGAACAATGGATTAGCATTTATGAACGGTTGTTTCGGGAACGGATTATCTTTCTAGCTGAAGAAGTAGATGATGGTATCGCCAATGCCATTGTCGCTTATATGCTCTATCTCGATTCTGATGATCCCTCTAAGCCAATCTACCTTTACATTAATTCTCCCGGTGGTTCCGTCACTGCTGGCATGGCTATCTATGACACTATGCAGCACATCAAATCAGAAGTGGTAACCATTTGTATTGGATTGGCTGCCTCGATGGGGGCATTTTTGTTGACGGCAGGAACCAAAGGCAAGCGTATGGCCTTGCCTCATGCTCGCATCATGATTCACCAACCCCTAGGTGGAACTGGACGCCGCCAAGCTACCGATATTGAAATTGAAGCCCGCCAAATTTTACGGGTAAAGCGTGACCTCAATGAGCTAATGGCCTATCACACGGGTAAATCGATCGAACAAATTGAACGAGACACCGATCGGGATTACTTTATGTCGGCCCAAGAAGCGATGGAGTATGGCTTGATCGATCGAGTGATTGTGGATCAAGCGGTTTAGGGAATGGGGAATGGCTGATTGGGAATCGGTAATGGGGAATGCGTGATAGATTACTCAGTTCCAATTACCGATTCTCCATCTCCCATTATTGATAGTCTTACCCATTCCTTGATCCATCCTCAATTTCATAGAATTTATGAATTTAAAGTGATAATGGCAGAATTTGGCATAAGTTCTGCCATGATTGGTGAATGGAAATTGCAGACTGCTACCGATTGTTAGGGTTGAGGATGGGGGCATCCTATGAGGATGTGAAAGTAGCCTATCGCCGTTTAGCGCGACGATATCATCCTGATGCCAATCCAACCAATCAGCAACAGGCAAAAGAGAAATTTATCCAAATTACCGAAGCCTACAGACGCTTGACAAGTGTGATCCAACCATCACGATCGTCTGTTCGTCAATCGGCGTCTGCTTCTGGCTCTTCTCTGCCCGTGACTTCTCCGCCACCTGCTCCTTCACCAGCACCATCAGCGTCCGCTCCCCCACTTCAGAAGAAGCCATCGATTCATATCACTCCTGACTTGTCGGCGATCGATTGTGAGTTGAAGCAAGAATCGTATGAGCAATTGCAGCAGCTATTGCGTGAACAACGCTTTCCACGGGCGGTTACCCTCATTGAAGGCTTGGCGCATCGATTGCCTAAAGATATTGAGGTGCGACAGTGGCAAGCCATCACCTATCAGCGCTTTGCTCGATATTTGGTCAGCCTGAAACAAGCCGAAAAGGCCAAACGCTATTTACAAAAGGCCTTGCGGGTCGATCCCCACAATCGATCGCTCTCCCAGGAAATTGCTCGCGATTTACAGCAGATTCAACAGGTGGAATCACGATAGCGAATTACAGCCCACATCAATGAGGTCGAGCTAGGGTGAGCCAAACTATGTTGCACGATGACGGGAACTCAGCGCTTGAATGATTCGATGCCCCAAACGATTGAAGAAATGCTCAGTTGAGGTGTCTTCACCCCCATAAATTGGAATTTTCTGACCGAGGCGCGTGAATGAATCATACACGATGAATTGGGCAACTTTACCCCGCTGTCTTCCAGCCGAGTAGATCAATTGACACGGAAAGGCAATGGTCCCAATCACCGGGATTAAGCCGACAAGGAGGGCAAGCCAAGGCATCGATTTGCCTTGTGCAGTGTACTGTGTCATGCGAATGCCCGTGTAAGTCGATCGCGCAATTGGGCCATCTAGTAGAAATAAGATACCTGCACCCACTTCATTAATCCAGCCAAGAGCATAGAGTATCGGCAAAAACGTGACTTCAAAGCCATAAATCAGGAGCTTCAAGGCTACGTGCATACTGAAATCTACGAGATAATCGCTGGAGTGTTCACTGTAGAGTCGAGATAACAAATACTCGGTTTCATCGGTGGATAGTTGTTGACGAGATTGCCACTGCTTGATCCGATCGCCCACATGATCGCGGGTAAACTCTAACCGATAGGATTGAGAGATGATTAATTTTCCTAGAGTTGCAAGGAACTTTTTAAGTTGAAGTGTTTGAATTTTGTCAGCAATCTTAAGAGGAAGAGTGACAAAAAGCCCACGTAAGCCCTGACGCAGACCTCGTCCGATTTCTCGCCCATACCACGCAATTGGATGACGGGTATACCATTGAGCTTGTGTGGCTGTAATTCGTCCTTTTTTATATTGATATTGAATACTGCGATCGACTCGTCGCAAAGATTTCCATCGTCGCTGATGATGTTCTAATTGTTTGATTTTTTCTATGAGTTGGATATATTTCTTTTCACCAAGTTCGACTGTAATATCAGCGCGATCGTGCTGAATAAATTGCATGAGCTTTGCGGTATCAATATCATCAAATAAAGCTTGTTTGTGATGTAGTGATTTAGGAATATAAAAGGAAAACAGAGTCAGAATGTTTAACGGAAACAGGGCTGGTACACCGGATTCTAAATCAATCCAAACAAAGTGAGGAACGGCTCGATCGTCATTACTATTTTCATTACCATTTATATCAGCTTCAGCCGATGATTCAGTCAATAGAAAATTATTCAACGCTACTGGATTACCTTTACCAGCCTGCCACACTAAACCGTCACATCCCGATTCAATCAACTTGCGTTGCAACGGTCGCATAATATGATGAACCAACTCTGGAAACTCTTCATCCTTACCTTGCCGAAAGGGTTGACGCAGCGCGACTGCTCGACCCTGCACAAACTGGGCATCGAGTTGATAAGCCCGCTTTTGGCAATGCCAATCAACGCTCAATGCATCCGCAACTTGAAGGTAAGAACCAAACCAAACCTGGATGAGATCGCTTAGAATTTTGCGACGATAATAGGCACACCAGATCGCATCTTCGTTCCAGATATAGGGATTCGGTGCACCTGAAAAGATATAGTGAACTAGATTCGCCAGTGGATCGGCAAAAAAGATTTTTCTGGCAATTTGTTGCTCAGTTGTTTTCAGCAGAAAAACTTCGCCCGATCGCCCGGCTCCCAAGAGCTTTTGCTCGATAATATCTGGCTGGACAGTATTAAATTCAGTTGGTTCAGTAGGGTCATCTTGATCGAGTGAGCGCTTCATTTCTGCACGTACTATGGCTCCAGCTTAAGGTGCTGCTACTATACCGTTCTGTTCACTCGCCTAAACTCTATCCCGCGATTGGTCTTAATGAAATTGATCTGCCTCTTTGGTTTAACCCTGTTTTAGCGCACAACCCAAATGTACGTAACTGCTAGGGTGATTAGGGTCAGCGGTAGCCCAAAGCGCAAATGTTCCCAAAAGGAAAGCTTGTAGCCCAAGTTGGCAGCAGCTTCAGCGGTGATCAAGTTAGCCACCGCTCCAAACAAAGTTAGATTACCTGCTAGGGTTGAACTCGCCGCTAGCAAGAGCCACGATCGAGTATCGTCCGGTTGAATCAGTGGTTGCAACAGTAAGACGGCTGGCACATTGGAGATGAGGTTAGACAGCACTGCTGTGATACCAATCAGTGATAACGGCGGCCCCACCCAACCAGACAACCAGCTTAAGAGGTCTAGCTTTTGCGTGCAGCGCGTTAGAATGAACAGCCCTGAGAACAACACCAACAGATTCCAATCTACCTCCCGTAACACTCGCTGGGGTTTGATGCGGCGCGTAATCAACAGGAGAGCAGCGGCAACAAAGGCCGCTGTTGCCACCGGAACACCTGCCACAAAGGCAATCAGCAACGCACTCGTAATAATGACGGTTTTCGTAAACAGGGGTTTATATAGGCGCGGACGAATCAGTGGGCAATTATCAGCAGGCCCGATCGATCGCACGGCTGGGTACAATAGCCACAGCAAGCCAATTTGCACCAGCAACCCCACGACCGCTACAGGCATTAGCACACGGGCAAAATCAGCATAAGCAATGCCAGAAAAAGAGCCAATCAAGATATTTTGAGGATTGCCGCTGAGAGTGGCCACCGAACCAATATTCGTGGCTCCTGCAATTGCCAGCAGATAGGGAATAGGATTCAATCCCAACGTTTGTGCCAAGCTAATGGTAAGGGGGGTGAAAATAATGGCGATCGTGTCGTTGAGAAAGAAAGCAGAGAGCAGACCGGTTCCCACCGTCAGCACGGTCAAAATTCCTAGCGGACTGCGCGTTAGTCGAATTAACGCCGCCAGTGCCAATTGAAAGAAACCTGAATAGGACAAGTTGGCATTGACCACCATCATGCTCAGCAGAAAAATAATGGTAGTAGGGTCGATTGCTTGCCATGCGGCTTCTAAATCTAGGACGCCTAATCCCACCAACAGCGCCGAACCCACCAGTGCGATCGTGGCTCGATTCATGCGCAGTCCTGGTAAATAGCCCAGTGCTAATCCAACATAACTGATGCTCAGCACTCCATAGACGATCGCTTGGCGAATTAGCATAAACTGCTGTCTTGCGATGGATTTGTCACACGCTGCATCTCCTTGACTAAGTGGAAGGGCATATGGGTAACTCGGTCGCGTTGTTGATGTAGCGCCCCATCAGTCACTCTCTAAAACGTTTTTACTGATCGAAGCGACTCCTGTTCGGACTGAGGGTAGAGCGGGCATTCTAGCATCAGTTCATCTCAACCACGCAGTTAGAATTTAGTTGGCCATGAATTATACCTTGAAACCGCTCTACTACTTAGGAGCGTTGCTGGTTAGCACGGTATTATCGGTGTCAACTAGCAGTATTGTTCAGGCAGTCACTCCTGAAACTCTACCACCCAAAGAAACGTGGCTTGTCGGCAGTGAACTCGACTATCCGCCCTATGCTCTTGTAAACGAACAAGGAGAAGCAGATGGCTTTAGTGTAGATCTCATTAAAGCAGTGGCAGAGGTTATGGACGTGGAGTTGCAGTTTACGGTAGGGCCGTGGAGCGAAGTGCGCACTGCCCTAAAACAAGGAGAAATTGATGTGCTGCCACTGGTGAGTTATTCCAAAGAGCGCGATCGACTATTTGATTTTACAGTTCCCCATACTGCTTCCTATGCAGCCATCTTTACTCGCAAAGGTAGTCGCTCGGTGCAATCTCTAGAAGATTTGCGCGATCAAACGGTGGTTGTGATGAAATCAGATGCAGCCCACGATTACTTACTTCAGCAAAACCTATCTGTCAATTTAACCTTAGTTACAGAACTGGCAGATGCGTTGCGCTTGATATCCTCTGGAAAGTATGAATATGCCTTTGTTCCCATGTTGCCTGGATTGCTGCTGACTCAGGATTTGCAATTGACAAACCTGGAAGTAGCAGGCAAACCAATACAGATTAGCGAACGTGGCTTCTCGTTTGCGGTGAAAGAAGGAGACACAGAACTGCTGCTGCGGCTGAATCAAGGACTCGATATTATCAAAGCCAATGGCAAGTACGATGAAATTTATGATCAGTGGTTTGGGGCGATCGATCCGTATAGCCAAGCGAGAGAAGAAACGTTCCAATTGATTCGGAAAGTTGGTCTTGCTGGGGCGATCGGGTTACTCGGTATTCTGATGTGGTCGCTTACTTTAAGAAAGCAGGTCAATCGACGCACTAGGGAACTACAGAAAGAAATCGCAGAACGAAAACAGATTGAATTAGCATTGCGCTCTAGTGAGACAAGAGAGCGCGAAAAGTCTGAACAGTTAGTCCAAACTCTACAAGAGCTACAGCAAATTCAGTTACAACTTATACAAAACGAAAAGATGTCGGCGTTGGGCAATTTGGTAGCCGGAATCGCTCATGAGATCAATAATCCACTGGGGTTTATCATGGGCAACTTGCAACCAGCCCATGAATACATTCATGATTTACTGCATTTACTTGATCTCTATCAACACACGTTTCCAGAACCCGGAACTGAGATTGTCAGGGAAATGGCGGCGATCGATCTTGCCTACTTGAAAGAGGATCTACCGAAGCTGATTCGGTCAATGCAAGAAGGTGTGACTCGGATTCAAACCATTAGCACCAGCCTTAGAATTTTCTCTCGTGCAGATAATAATCAACTAGTACGCTTTAATATTCATGAAGGGCTAGACAGCACACTGCTAATTCTGAAACATCGTTTGAAGGCCACAGCCAACCGAGCACCCATTCAGATTATCAAAGACTATGGCGACATTCCTGACATTGAGTGCTATGCTGGGCAACTTAATCAGGTATTTATGAATATTTTGAGCAATGCCATCGAAGCACTAGAGGCAAGCGATCGGAGTGACCCGATTATCTGGATTCAAACAGACTGTCTGCCAATCAATTTTGGAAAAATTGCACCATCCGTAGACTTGCAACCCACTGACAAAATTCGCATCTGCATTCGCGACAATGGAGTCGGTATGACTGAAGCTGTGCAGCATCAGATATTCGACCACTTATTCACAACCAAAGAAGTGGGCAAAGGCACCGGATTGGGACTAGCGATCGCCCATCAAATTGTCGTTGAAAAACATCGTGGTACGTTGACCGTAACCTCGCAGTTGGGACAAGGCGCAGAGTTTATCATTACGTTGCCAACCTGGAATTTCTGCCAACTTCAAGCCGCCTAGACGTAACCGTCTTGAGGACTAGGCACTGAAGTACTTGGCGGCGGGATGATAGGCTACGATCGCGGTTGTCGATTGCTCTGGGTAAAGCTGTTCGCTTTCGTCCATGTGCAAGCCAATTTGCCCAGCATTCAATAGCTCCAGCAAGGTGTACTGATCCTGAATATTGGGACAGGCTGGATAGCCGAAGCTATAGCGAGAGCCTTGATAGCGCTGAGCCAAAATATCACGGATGCTGGTGGGTTCTTGCGCTGTATAGCCCAACTCTCGCCGGATGCGAGCATGAGTCCATTCTGCCAGGGCTTCGGCCATCTGCACCGCTAACCCGTGGTAATAGAGATAATCGGTATATTGATTGGCCTCAAACAACTGCTTGGCGAACTCGGTAGCAATCTCACCCACCGTCACTGCTTGCATAGGGAATACATCAAACGGCTTGTCGGTGATCGGGCGAAAGAAATCGGCAATGCAGAGGCGACGTAAGGACTTTTGGCGTGGAAAGTGGAAGGTAGCAATCGGAGATTGGGGGGTTGGGGTTGAGGGATCATAGAGGTGCAGGGAGTTGCCGTCGGCTAGGCAGGGGAAATAGCCATAAACGACTTGTGGGTGCAGCAGATTTTCATTCACAATCCGTTGCTTCCACTGCTCCAAAACTGGGTACACTTTCTCTTGCAAAAAGGCGTCATAGTCTTCGCGAGTCTGTTCCTTGGGTTTGCGGAATTGCCATTGTCCAGCAATCAAGGCTTGCAGATCAAGATAGTCGAACACCTCGTCGATCGGAATGTCTGCCGGTTGCAGAACTTTCGTGCCCCAGAAAGGCGGTGTGGGCCGATCGATCTCCACAGCTACAGCATCCGAGCGGGTGGTGTCAGTTGCGGAAGCTTGCAGGCTCAGGGCTTCTGTGTGCTGGGCCATTTCCTCGATCACCTCAGCGGTGGTCTCTGACCGCGATCCGTTGGTTTGGGCAGGTTCTAGCTCTGCTTCATGCAGAAATCCCGTCAGATCTTCCCACTCGCCCTTAGCTTTGGCGGCCATCAGCTTGTCCATGAAGTGCAGATCGGAGAAGGCATCTTTGCCATAAATCACGCGGCCGTTGTAGGTGTTTTGGCAATCATCGTAGACGAATTTAGGAGTGAGGGCGGCTCCACCCAGAATGACGGGAACCGTGATGCCTCGATCGTTAAACACTTGCAGATTTTCCTTCATGAACGCCGTTGATTTCACCAGCAGTCCACTCATGGCAATGCAATCGGCGTTGTGTTCGTAGTAAGCATCAATGATGTTATCAACGGGCTGCTTAATGCCCAGATTAATCACGCGATAGCCATTGTTGGTGAGGATGATATCCACCAGGTTTTTGCCAATGTCATGTACGTCACCCTTCACCGTGGCAATGATGAAGGTGCCCTTGGCATGGTTGCCCGACTCGGACTTTTCCATGTGCGGCTCTAGGTAAGCCACCGCTGCTTTCATCGTTTCCGCCGATTGCAACACAAACGGCAACTGCATTTGTCCAGAACCAAATAATTCACCGACTACCTTCATGCCATCCAACAGAAACGTGTTAATGATATCTAGCGGCGGATACTGTTGCAGCGCCACACTCAAAGCATCTTCTAAGCCAATGCGCTCACCGTCAATGATGTGGCGCTTCAAGCGTTCTTCGATCGGCAATTCGGCCAGCCCATGTTTTGATCGGGTGTCTTTAGCGGAAACCCCTTCAAACAGCGTCGTCAATTCCGTCAGCGGATCGTAGACACAGACATCGCCTTCAAAACGGCGTTGATCGTAGATCAGTTGCCGACAGACTTCTTGATGGGCTGGCTCAATCTTGGCCAGCGGCAAAATCTTAGCCGCACTAACAATCGCCGCATCCATGCCCGCTGCCATAGCTTCATGTAAAAACATGGAGTTCAGCACAATCCGCGCCGCCGGACTCAAGCCAAACGACACATTAGAAACGCCCAGAATGACATGCACACCGGGCAAGTGTTCGCGAATTAAGCGAATGGCTTCGATCGTCTCCTTTGCGTTCACGCGATCTTCTTCGATCCCTGTTGAAATTGGTAACGCCAGCGGGTCGTAGAAAATCTCATAGGCGGGAATCCCATATTCCAGTGCATCGCGATAGGCTCGTTGGGCAATGGCAAATTTGCGTTCCGCCGATCGGGCCATGCCGTCTTCGTCGATCGTGCCGACAACAATGCCTGCTCCGTATCGCTTGGCCAATTCCAACACCCTGAAAAAGCGATCGTCGCCGTCTTCATAGTTAGTAGAATTGAGAATGCACTTGCCGCCAGCCACCTTCAGCCCTGCTTCCATCTTTTGCCACTCGGTCGAGTCCAGCATCAGTGGCAAATTGACATTGGTGACAAGTCGCGATACCAACTCTCGCATATCGCGCACTCCATCACGCCCCACGTAGTCTACGTTCACGTCCAAAACATGCGCCCCTTCGCGGACTTGCGATCGAGCCAGCGCCACCAAACCGTCCCAGTCTTCGGCATTCAGCATCTCGCGACACTTTTTTGAGCCGCTGGCATTGAGACGTTCGCCTACAATCAGGAACGAGTTGTCTTGATCGTAGGGTTGAGCCGAATAGATAGAAGCGGCGGAAGGCGTGTAGTTGAGGGCTTGGCGAAGGGATGAGGGAATTGAGGAAGGTGAGGAAGCTGGAGAGGATGGGGACGGTAGCGACGAATAGTCTGCCCTATCTTCCCCACCCCCTCCAATCTGCGGCTTGCGAACCGGGCGGTCTTTGGGTTTGAGAGTAGGGGCAATCTCGGCTAGTTCCTGAATATGAGTAGGACGAGTGCCACAGCAGCCACCAATCACCTGTACACCCAAATCTTCGACAAAATGCATTAATGCCATTCGCAATTCCATCGGCGTTAGCTTGTAGTGGGCATGGCCACCAATGTTTTCGGGAATGCCTGCGTTGGGAATGCAGGAAATCACAAACGGCGAATTAGTAGAGAGATAGCGAATGTGATCAGCCATGCGATCGGGCCCAGTGGCGCAATTTAGCCCCAATATATCGATGGGGTAGGGTTCTAAAATTGACAGCATTGCTGCCGCATCGGAACCCACCAGCATAGTTCCAGTGGTTTCCATCGTCACCGATACCATCAACGGTCGGCGATCGCCCTTGTTGGCAAATACCTCCTCGATCGCATTCAGTGCGGCTTTAATTTGCAATACATCTTGACACGTTTCCACAATGAACAAATCGACCCCACCGTCATACAACCCAGTGGCTTGCTCAATGTAAGCCGCTTTCAGCGTATCAAAGTCGATGTGCCCCAACGTGGGCAGCTTTGTACCCGGGCCCATTGAACCCGCCACAAAGCGCGGTTTTTCAGGAGTTGAAAATTCTGTGGCGCACTGCTTGGCCAACTCGGCTGCTGTTTTATTGAGGTGATAGGCGTGCTCGGCTAAGTCGTATTCTGCTAGCACGATCGAGGTAGCACCAAAGGTGTCAGTTTCGATGACATCGGCTCCGGCGGCCAAGAAATCACGATGTACCGTGGCAATTGCGTCTGGCTTTGTGATGACAAGATATTCATTGCAACCTTCATAGTTGGCCCCACCAAAGTCGTCGGCCGTGAGGTTTTGAGCCTGAATGTTAGTGCCCATGGCTCCATCAAAGACAATCACAGGACGATCGGAACTATGCAGACGAGCAAGGAAGAGACTATTCATGAGCAGGCAACTAAGCGCTAGCGGGGTACGTTAAGAGGTGTGTCAAGAAATGATTGTATTCTTAGATTACATCCTCTACTTAATCTGCGCAGTTTAATCGCCAGCGTAGACTTCCCACGACTCTAAATTTACTTGTCTGTCTTTAGAGGGATTTTGGAGATATGGCTGGCCCTAGCTGGGCAATCTAGATAGGATGAAATATGACCGATGGCACCCGCTGCAATACACCGCAGATAAGTAGTCCTATGAGCAAATTTGATAAAGAAGAACGCAACAAGTTTTTTTACCCTCGCAGTCGCTATTATGGCAAGTTCACCCCACCTAATTTAGTGTTTAATGCCAACTTACAGGAATTTGCTCAGCGGGTGTCTTATATCTGTAGCCTAGAAACGGGGGGGAAACTAAGCCCTGAAGAAGCGTACCAAGAAATTAAACAACTCTATAAGCAACTGAAAAAAAGCCGAAAGCAACTGGGAATCGGCACAGACTCTTCAGACGAGAAATAAAGCGAGAAATGAAGATAGAGTGAGAGAAACCATTCAAGCATCGAGTGGGAAACGATCGCACGCCAGTGATACCTAGTTCCGTGGGGTTTTACAAACCTGATTTGTCGCCTACACACTCATCGAAGCAAGCGAAATTCATCTGGAGACAAGGATAAAACCGTCGCTTCAGCCTCTTCCTCAACTTGAATTAACCACCGATCGCTAGGTTGGCCGTCTCCAAGCACTTCGGGACCAAGAATGACACCAATTTTGCCCACCATCGTCTCTGGGTACAGAATCTCAACTCTCGTTCCTGCCTGAAAATTTTCTGGAGATATCATCCTCATCCCTGCTCAGCACCTGGTTAATTTCTTAACCTTTTCTTAACCATAAATCATCATACCGCTGTTCTTGCCTCTGCACTTAAACTCTTGCTAGTTTAGGGAAATCGGCAGCTATTTTGTTATGAAAGCAAGCTGAAGGCCAAATCTAACTGATTTATCTGCATCAGGGGACGAAATGAAGTAAATCCACAGTTTCTGCTAAACAATCAGGAAGCTAAACTGTCGGATCACGTTACGCAATGTGACCTTGCTTCACCCACCATCAGCAATACTGTTTAATCATTCAAAGATCAATTAAATGCACCTAAATGCACCTAAATGCACCGCTAGTGGGTCAGATCCATCCAGGTAATCCCTATCCCTGCATCTCGCTCATCTGGTGCACGATCGAGTTTTATTTTTGTAAATAAGAAAAAACCCCCCAATCTGAGCAGAAAGACTGGGGTGGCGTGGGGAGTGCATGAGGCATGTAGGCTAATCTGAAATGCGCTTAAGCACTCGACTTTAATGTAGTGGTTGAATGTTGGAAACTTGGGAGAGAATCGGGAGGAAACCGGGAGTTTACAGTTGTTTTAATCGATAGCCCAGTCCATGAACCGTTTCTATTAGATCATCGGGTGCGCCCACGCTGCGGAGTTTTTGTCGTAGGGTTTTGATGTGAAATTTTACAGCTTCCTCGGTTGGAGAATCGTCCAGTGCCCACAGGCGTTCGATGATTCCTGGGCGGCTGAGCACGCGGCGGCCATTGGCAATCAGTAATTCTAGCAATGCATATTCTTTGGGGGTTAAGTTCAACAAGCGATCGCCATAGACGACTTCATAGGTGTTGGGGTTAAGGCACAAATGGCCCCAGCAGAGGTTAGACCGCACCGTTGAACTGCCGCGCCGCAGCAACGCTCGAATTCGCGCCATTAGTTCCTCAAGGTCAAATGGTTTCACCATGTAATCATCGGCCCCTGCATCTAAGCCAACAATTTTGTCGGCAATGGTATCACGTGCCGTTAACATCAAAATAGGAATCGAGAAATGTCGATCGCGCAGTTGTTGGCAGAAGCGAATGCCATTGATTTTAGGTAGCGTAATATCCAGAAGAATAAGGTCATAGTCCAGCATTTCTATCCAATCCCAGGCTTCTTTGCCATCTTGAGCAATATCGACTTTATATTGACGATTAATTAATGCTTCTGCCAACATATCAGCAATTTGAGCATCATCTTCAACGACTAAAATTCGCATTGCAATATCCTGGAACAATGAGGTCTTAATTGTCTATCTTTATCCAAGTCTACCCCTCCCCTATTCACTCAGGCTGCGCTGATGATTTGAGATGACATTGAAATGGTTTTCTGCTGAAAAATGGATTACAGGTGGCTTTGTGGCAGCGATCGCATTGATGAGTGCGGTCAGTATTACGTCTTATCAAAATGCGGCCCAATTAGTGAAAAGCGCTACCCAGGTGCGACAAACTAATGAAGTCCTGGATCAACTCACCGATTTGTCGGCAACGTTGGCAGACATTGAGTCGCGACGCTGGGGCTACGTTTTATTTGATGATTTGACGGAACTAGAGCAGTACAACCGGGCGATCGAAAATCTTGACCAAATTTTGGCAGCCTTGCGATCGCCACTTGAGGATACCCCTATTCAACAGCAGCGATTTGATCAACTTGAAGCTTTAATTAATGAACGGGTTCAATTACTGAATCAGTCGATTGAATTTTATCGGCAGAAAAATGTCACCGTTCTAGCGAACGATCCGCTGATTACTCAGAGTCGGCAAAATCAAAACGATATTCGCCAATTAATTAAAGCACTGGAGTCAAAAGAAGAAGAATTATTACAACTTCAACTTGAACAGTCTCAATCTAATCTTCAGATCAGAATGTTGATTGAGCCATTGGGAACGCTGCTAACCTTCGGAATTCTCTTGGGTGTCTATATTCTGCTTTACCGTCAAATGCTTAAGCGCCAAGCTGCAGAAACTCGGCAACGAACTCTATCTCAGGAAAAAGAATTGAGCGAATTGAAGCTGCAATTGTTTTCGTTAGTCTCTCATGAATTTCGTACCCCCCTGAGCCTAATTT
This genomic interval carries:
- a CDS encoding ATP-dependent Clp protease proteolytic subunit; this translates as MPIGVPSVPYRLPGSSYEQWISIYERLFRERIIFLAEEVDDGIANAIVAYMLYLDSDDPSKPIYLYINSPGGSVTAGMAIYDTMQHIKSEVVTICIGLAASMGAFLLTAGTKGKRMALPHARIMIHQPLGGTGRRQATDIEIEARQILRVKRDLNELMAYHTGKSIEQIERDTDRDYFMSAQEAMEYGLIDRVIVDQAV
- a CDS encoding J domain-containing protein, yielding MEIADCYRLLGLRMGASYEDVKVAYRRLARRYHPDANPTNQQQAKEKFIQITEAYRRLTSVIQPSRSSVRQSASASGSSLPVTSPPPAPSPAPSASAPPLQKKPSIHITPDLSAIDCELKQESYEQLQQLLREQRFPRAVTLIEGLAHRLPKDIEVRQWQAITYQRFARYLVSLKQAEKAKRYLQKALRVDPHNRSLSQEIARDLQQIQQVESR
- a CDS encoding anion transporter; this encodes MLIRQAIVYGVLSISYVGLALGYLPGLRMNRATIALVGSALLVGLGVLDLEAAWQAIDPTTIIFLLSMMVVNANLSYSGFFQLALAALIRLTRSPLGILTVLTVGTGLLSAFFLNDTIAIIFTPLTISLAQTLGLNPIPYLLAIAGATNIGSVATLSGNPQNILIGSFSGIAYADFARVLMPVAVVGLLVQIGLLWLLYPAVRSIGPADNCPLIRPRLYKPLFTKTVIITSALLIAFVAGVPVATAAFVAAALLLITRRIKPQRVLREVDWNLLVLFSGLFILTRCTQKLDLLSWLSGWVGPPLSLIGITAVLSNLISNVPAVLLLQPLIQPDDTRSWLLLAASSTLAGNLTLFGAVANLITAEAAANLGYKLSFWEHLRFGLPLTLITLAVTYIWVVR
- the metH gene encoding methionine synthase, with the translated sequence MNSLFLARLHSSDRPVIVFDGAMGTNIQAQNLTADDFGGANYEGCNEYLVITKPDAIATVHRDFLAAGADVIETDTFGATSIVLAEYDLAEHAYHLNKTAAELAKQCATEFSTPEKPRFVAGSMGPGTKLPTLGHIDFDTLKAAYIEQATGLYDGGVDLFIVETCQDVLQIKAALNAIEEVFANKGDRRPLMVSVTMETTGTMLVGSDAAAMLSILEPYPIDILGLNCATGPDRMADHIRYLSTNSPFVISCIPNAGIPENIGGHAHYKLTPMELRMALMHFVEDLGVQVIGGCCGTRPTHIQELAEIAPTLKPKDRPVRKPQIGGGGEDRADYSSLPSPSSPASSPSSIPSSLRQALNYTPSAASIYSAQPYDQDNSFLIVGERLNASGSKKCREMLNAEDWDGLVALARSQVREGAHVLDVNVDYVGRDGVRDMRELVSRLVTNVNLPLMLDSTEWQKMEAGLKVAGGKCILNSTNYEDGDDRFFRVLELAKRYGAGIVVGTIDEDGMARSAERKFAIAQRAYRDALEYGIPAYEIFYDPLALPISTGIEEDRVNAKETIEAIRLIREHLPGVHVILGVSNVSFGLSPAARIVLNSMFLHEAMAAGMDAAIVSAAKILPLAKIEPAHQEVCRQLIYDQRRFEGDVCVYDPLTELTTLFEGVSAKDTRSKHGLAELPIEERLKRHIIDGERIGLEDALSVALQQYPPLDIINTFLLDGMKVVGELFGSGQMQLPFVLQSAETMKAAVAYLEPHMEKSESGNHAKGTFIIATVKGDVHDIGKNLVDIILTNNGYRVINLGIKQPVDNIIDAYYEHNADCIAMSGLLVKSTAFMKENLQVFNDRGITVPVILGGAALTPKFVYDDCQNTYNGRVIYGKDAFSDLHFMDKLMAAKAKGEWEDLTGFLHEAELEPAQTNGSRSETTAEVIEEMAQHTEALSLQASATDTTRSDAVAVEIDRPTPPFWGTKVLQPADIPIDEVFDYLDLQALIAGQWQFRKPKEQTREDYDAFLQEKVYPVLEQWKQRIVNENLLHPQVVYGYFPCLADGNSLHLYDPSTPTPQSPIATFHFPRQKSLRRLCIADFFRPITDKPFDVFPMQAVTVGEIATEFAKQLFEANQYTDYLYYHGLAVQMAEALAEWTHARIRRELGYTAQEPTSIRDILAQRYQGSRYSFGYPACPNIQDQYTLLELLNAGQIGLHMDESEQLYPEQSTTAIVAYHPAAKYFSA
- a CDS encoding DUF7219 family protein, translating into MSKFDKEERNKFFYPRSRYYGKFTPPNLVFNANLQEFAQRVSYICSLETGGKLSPEEAYQEIKQLYKQLKKSRKQLGIGTDSSDEK
- a CDS encoding response regulator transcription factor, producing the protein MRILVVEDDAQIADMLAEALINRQYKVDIAQDGKEAWDWIEMLDYDLILLDITLPKINGIRFCQQLRDRHFSIPILMLTARDTIADKIVGLDAGADDYMVKPFDLEELMARIRALLRRGSSTVRSNLCWGHLCLNPNTYEVVYGDRLLNLTPKEYALLELLIANGRRVLSRPGIIERLWALDDSPTEEAVKFHIKTLRQKLRSVGAPDDLIETVHGLGYRLKQL